The following are encoded in a window of Mycobacterium decipiens genomic DNA:
- a CDS encoding FAD-binding oxidoreductase: MGIEDRDALRVLRDAFKTDDPELVRRFYTRWFALDATARDLFPPDMAAQRTAFAHALHWVYGELIAQRAEAPVAFLAQLGRDHRKYGVRPPQYDTLRRALYAALRDHLDATWTDAVDEAADQSLNLIIGVMSGAADADDAPAWWDGTVVEHHRASRDLAVVRLRLDLPVHYHPGQYVNVQVPQCPRRWRYLSPAIPADPDGRIEFHVRVVPGGLVSNAIVGETRPGDRWRLSGPHGAFRVDRDGGDVLMVAGSTGLAPLRALIIDLSRFAENPRVHLFFGARYRCELYDLPTLWQVAAHNPWLSVSPVSEYNSDPSWAAEYPDVSVPRGLHVRQTGRLPEVVTKYGNWGDRQILICGGPAMVQATKAALIAKGAPPEHIQHDPLSR; this comes from the coding sequence GTGGGCATCGAGGACCGGGATGCATTGCGGGTGTTGCGTGACGCCTTCAAAACCGACGACCCGGAACTGGTCCGCCGCTTCTACACCCGCTGGTTTGCCCTCGACGCCACCGCACGCGACCTGTTTCCCCCCGACATGGCCGCCCAGCGAACCGCCTTCGCGCACGCGCTGCACTGGGTGTACGGCGAGCTGATCGCCCAGCGCGCCGAAGCGCCGGTAGCCTTTCTCGCCCAGCTCGGCCGCGACCACCGCAAGTACGGTGTGCGGCCACCCCAGTACGACACGTTGCGCCGCGCGCTTTATGCCGCCCTGCGCGATCATCTGGACGCCACCTGGACCGACGCCGTCGACGAAGCCGCCGATCAGTCGCTCAACCTGATCATCGGGGTGATGAGCGGCGCTGCGGACGCCGACGACGCGCCGGCCTGGTGGGACGGCACGGTAGTCGAGCACCATCGGGCGTCGCGCGATCTTGCCGTCGTTCGGCTGCGGCTGGACCTCCCGGTGCACTATCACCCGGGCCAGTACGTCAACGTGCAGGTTCCGCAATGCCCGCGCCGCTGGCGGTATCTGAGCCCCGCAATTCCGGCCGACCCGGACGGGCGGATCGAGTTCCACGTCCGTGTGGTGCCAGGCGGCCTGGTCAGCAACGCCATTGTTGGCGAAACCCGGCCCGGTGACCGGTGGCGATTGTCCGGCCCGCACGGCGCCTTTCGGGTGGACCGCGACGGCGGCGACGTGCTGATGGTGGCCGGCAGCACCGGCCTGGCACCGCTGCGGGCACTGATCATCGACCTCAGCCGCTTCGCCGAGAATCCACGCGTGCACCTCTTCTTCGGCGCACGCTACCGGTGCGAGCTCTACGACCTACCCACGCTTTGGCAGGTTGCGGCGCATAATCCGTGGCTGTCGGTCTCGCCGGTGTCGGAGTACAACAGCGACCCGTCCTGGGCCGCCGAGTATCCGGACGTGTCTGTGCCGCGCGGGCTGCACGTGCGCCAGACCGGCCGGCTGCCCGAGGTCGTCACCAAGTACGGCAACTGGGGCGACCGGCAGATTCTGATCTGCGGCGGGCCGGCCATGGTCCAGGCGACCAAGGCCGCCCTGATCGCGAAAGGCGCCCCACCAGAACACATTCAGCACGACCCGCTGTCGCGCTAA
- the clpB gene encoding ATP-dependent chaperone ClpB, with protein MDSFNPTTKTQAALTSALQAASAAGNPEIRPAHVLMALLTQNDGIAAPLLAAVGVEPATIRAEGQRLLDRLPQASGASTQPQLSRESLAAITTAQQLATEMDDEYVSTEHLMVGLATGDSDVAKLLSGHGASPQALREAFVKVRGSARVTSADPEATYQALEKYSTDLTARARDGKLDPVIGRDNEIRRVVQVLSRRTKNNPVLIGEPGVGKTAIVEGLAQRIVAGDVPESLRDKTIVALDLGSMVAGSKYRGEFEERLKAVLDDIKNSAGQIITFIDELHTIVGAGATGEGAMDAGNMIKPMLARGELRLVGATTLDEYRKHVEKDAALERRFQQVFVGEPSVEDTIGILRGLKDRYEVHHGVRITDSALVAAAALSDRYITARFLPDKAIDLVDEAASRLRMEIDSRPVEIDEVERLVRRLEIEEMALAKEEDEASAERLEKLRAELADQKEKLAELTTRWQNEKNAIEIVRDFKEQLETLRGESERAERDGDLAKAAELRYGRIPEIEKKLEAALPQAQAREQVMLKEEVGPDDIADVVSAWTGIPAGRLLEGETAKLLRMEDELAKRVVGQRNAVTSVSDAVRRSRAGVADPNRPTGSFLFLGPTGVGKTELAKALADFLFDDERAMVRIDMSEYSEKHSVARLVGAPPGYIGYDQGGQLTEAVRRRPYTVVLFDEVEKAHPDVFDVLLQVLDEGRLTDGQGRTVDFRNTILILTSNLGSGGTEEQVMAAVRATFKPEFINRLDDVLIFEGLNPEELVQIVDIQLAQLGKRLAQRRLQLEVSLPAKRWLAHRGFDPVYGARPLRRLLQQAIGDQLAKMLLAGDVHDGDTVPVNVSPDGESLILG; from the coding sequence GTGGACTCATTCAACCCGACGACCAAGACGCAGGCGGCTCTGACGTCGGCGCTACAGGCGGCCTCGGCCGCCGGGAACCCCGAGATCAGGCCCGCTCATGTGCTGATGGCGTTGCTCACGCAGAACGACGGGATCGCTGCACCGCTGCTTGCGGCCGTCGGTGTCGAACCCGCCACCATCCGTGCCGAAGGGCAGCGCCTGCTGGACCGGCTGCCCCAGGCCAGTGGCGCCAGCACGCAGCCGCAGCTGTCGCGCGAATCGCTGGCCGCGATCACCACGGCACAGCAGCTGGCCACCGAGATGGACGACGAATACGTCTCCACCGAGCACCTGATGGTGGGCCTGGCCACCGGCGACTCCGACGTCGCCAAGCTGCTGAGCGGACATGGCGCCTCGCCACAGGCGTTACGCGAGGCGTTCGTCAAGGTGCGCGGCAGTGCCCGGGTCACCAGCGCCGATCCCGAGGCCACCTACCAGGCACTGGAGAAGTACTCGACCGACCTGACCGCCCGGGCCCGGGACGGCAAACTGGACCCGGTTATCGGGCGGGACAACGAGATTCGGCGCGTCGTGCAGGTACTCTCCCGTCGCACTAAGAACAATCCGGTGCTCATCGGCGAACCCGGCGTCGGCAAGACCGCGATCGTTGAGGGACTGGCCCAGCGCATCGTCGCCGGCGACGTCCCGGAAAGCCTGCGGGACAAGACAATCGTCGCACTTGACCTCGGCTCGATGGTCGCCGGCTCTAAGTACCGCGGCGAGTTCGAGGAACGGCTCAAGGCCGTGCTCGACGACATCAAGAATTCGGCCGGCCAGATCATCACCTTCATCGACGAGCTGCACACCATCGTCGGTGCCGGTGCGACCGGCGAGGGCGCGATGGACGCCGGCAACATGATCAAGCCGATGCTGGCTCGTGGGGAGCTGCGGCTGGTCGGCGCGACCACGCTCGACGAGTACCGCAAGCACGTCGAGAAGGACGCCGCGCTGGAACGGCGTTTCCAGCAGGTGTTCGTCGGCGAACCGTCGGTGGAGGACACCATCGGCATCCTGCGCGGGCTCAAGGACCGCTACGAGGTGCACCACGGCGTGCGCATCACCGACTCGGCCTTGGTGGCCGCCGCCGCGCTGTCCGACCGGTACATCACCGCCCGCTTCCTACCGGACAAGGCCATCGACCTGGTCGACGAAGCGGCGAGTCGGCTGCGGATGGAAATCGACTCGCGCCCAGTGGAGATCGACGAGGTGGAGCGGTTGGTGCGCCGGCTGGAGATCGAAGAGATGGCGCTGGCCAAAGAGGAAGACGAGGCGTCGGCGGAACGGCTGGAGAAGCTACGCGCCGAACTGGCCGACCAGAAGGAGAAACTGGCCGAACTCACGACCCGCTGGCAGAACGAAAAGAACGCGATCGAGATCGTCCGCGACTTCAAGGAGCAACTGGAAACCCTGCGCGGCGAATCCGAGCGGGCCGAGCGCGACGGCGACCTGGCCAAGGCCGCCGAGCTGCGCTACGGACGGATACCCGAGATCGAGAAGAAACTCGAGGCCGCCCTGCCGCAGGCGCAGGCCCGCGAGCAGGTGATGCTCAAGGAGGAGGTCGGACCCGACGACATTGCCGACGTGGTATCGGCATGGACCGGGATCCCGGCCGGGCGGCTGCTGGAAGGCGAGACCGCCAAGCTGCTGCGGATGGAGGACGAGCTGGCCAAGCGGGTGGTCGGGCAACGCAACGCCGTCACTTCCGTTTCCGATGCGGTGCGGCGTAGCCGTGCCGGGGTCGCCGACCCCAACCGGCCGACCGGATCGTTCCTGTTCCTCGGGCCCACCGGTGTCGGCAAGACCGAGCTGGCCAAAGCGCTGGCCGACTTCTTGTTCGACGACGAGCGGGCCATGGTCCGTATCGACATGAGCGAGTACAGCGAGAAGCACTCGGTGGCCCGGTTGGTTGGTGCGCCCCCCGGCTACATCGGCTACGACCAGGGCGGCCAGCTGACCGAGGCGGTGCGCCGCCGGCCCTACACCGTGGTGCTGTTCGACGAGGTGGAAAAGGCGCACCCGGACGTGTTCGACGTGCTGCTGCAGGTGCTCGACGAGGGCCGGCTCACCGATGGTCAGGGCCGCACGGTCGACTTCCGCAACACCATCCTCATCCTGACCTCCAACCTGGGGTCGGGCGGTACCGAGGAGCAGGTCATGGCGGCGGTTCGGGCAACGTTCAAGCCGGAGTTCATCAACCGGCTGGACGACGTGCTGATCTTCGAGGGGCTCAACCCCGAAGAATTGGTGCAGATCGTGGACATCCAGCTCGCGCAGCTGGGCAAGCGGCTCGCCCAGCGACGGCTGCAGTTGGAGGTGTCGCTACCCGCCAAGCGCTGGCTGGCCCACCGTGGTTTCGACCCGGTGTACGGTGCCCGGCCGTTGCGCCGGCTGCTACAGCAGGCAATCGGCGATCAGTTGGCCAAGATGCTGCTTGCCGGCGACGTGCATGACGGCGACACCGTGCCGGTTAACGTTAGCCCGGACGGGGAATCCCTGATTCTGGGCTGA
- the ttfA gene encoding trehalose monomycolate transport factor TtfA, which yields MVPLWFTLSALCFVGAVVLLYVDVDRRRGRSRRRKSWARSHGFDYERESTEILKRWTRGVMSTVGDVAAHNVVLGQIRGEAVYIFDLEEVATVIALHRKVGTNVVVDLRLKGLKEPRESDIWLLGAIGPRMVYSTNLDAARRACDRRMVTFAHTAPDCAETMWNEQNWTLVSMPIASTRAQWDEGLRTVRQFNDLLRVLPPLPQETPQETGPGPGSAEPGRPLAPAGRAELPPRRAQPDPAAGVLPDPARRAAEPIRRDDGRSEGVRRPPSAGRNGQQATNYHH from the coding sequence ATGGTACCGCTTTGGTTCACGCTCTCCGCGCTGTGCTTCGTCGGTGCGGTGGTGTTGCTGTACGTCGACGTCGATCGACGTCGCGGGCGTAGCCGACGCCGCAAATCGTGGGCGCGATCACACGGGTTCGACTACGAACGCGAATCAACCGAGATATTGAAGCGCTGGACGCGCGGCGTGATGTCGACGGTTGGCGATGTCGCCGCCCACAACGTGGTGCTGGGTCAGATCCGCGGCGAGGCGGTGTACATCTTCGATCTGGAGGAAGTCGCCACGGTGATCGCGCTGCACCGCAAGGTGGGCACCAACGTCGTGGTCGACCTGCGGCTCAAGGGCCTGAAAGAGCCACGGGAGAGCGACATTTGGTTGCTGGGCGCGATCGGGCCGCGGATGGTGTACTCCACGAATCTGGACGCGGCCCGGCGCGCCTGCGATCGGCGCATGGTCACCTTCGCGCACACCGCACCCGACTGTGCCGAGACCATGTGGAACGAGCAGAACTGGACGCTGGTCAGCATGCCGATCGCCAGCACTCGCGCCCAGTGGGACGAGGGGTTGCGCACCGTCCGCCAATTCAACGACCTGCTGCGCGTGTTGCCGCCACTGCCGCAAGAAACCCCCCAGGAAACGGGGCCGGGACCGGGCAGCGCGGAACCGGGCCGCCCATTGGCCCCGGCTGGCCGCGCGGAATTGCCGCCCAGGCGCGCCCAGCCGGATCCGGCCGCCGGGGTGCTGCCCGATCCGGCTCGTCGTGCGGCTGAGCCGATCCGCCGCGATGACGGTCGTTCCGAAGGCGTTCGGCGTCCGCCGTCAGCGGGCCGCAACGGCCAGCAGGCCACGAACTACCACCACTGA
- a CDS encoding SDR family NAD(P)-dependent oxidoreductase, producing the protein MPRPVALITGPTSGIGAGYARRYARDGYDLVLVARDVERLKRLAGELESEAGNVEMLPADLADAADRERVAERLVAGVRVLVNNAGFGVSGEFWTSDPAVLQAQHDVNVTAVMQLTRAALPAMLESGAGTVVNVASVVGLLPGRGSTYPASKAWVISFTEGLADGLRGTGVGVHAVCPGYVRTEFHGRAGVDVADVPSFAWLEVDDVVRESLADIARGKVISIPSIRYKCLAATGRLAPRGLFRAATGRLSPRRLIRAATGRIGGGDD; encoded by the coding sequence ATGCCACGCCCCGTTGCCCTCATCACTGGGCCCACGTCCGGGATCGGCGCCGGTTACGCGCGGCGCTACGCGCGCGACGGTTACGACCTGGTTTTGGTTGCCCGCGATGTCGAACGGTTGAAGCGACTGGCGGGTGAGCTAGAGTCCGAGGCCGGCAACGTCGAGATGCTGCCCGCGGATCTGGCCGATGCGGCCGACCGTGAAAGGGTCGCCGAACGGCTCGTTGCCGGGGTGCGGGTCCTGGTGAACAATGCCGGCTTCGGGGTGTCCGGCGAATTCTGGACGTCGGACCCGGCCGTGCTGCAGGCGCAGCACGACGTCAACGTGACCGCGGTGATGCAGCTGACCCGGGCGGCGCTGCCGGCCATGCTCGAATCGGGTGCCGGCACCGTCGTCAACGTTGCCAGCGTCGTTGGTCTGCTGCCCGGAAGGGGGTCGACCTACCCAGCGTCCAAGGCGTGGGTGATCTCGTTCACCGAGGGCCTGGCCGACGGATTGCGGGGCACCGGCGTCGGAGTGCACGCGGTGTGTCCGGGCTATGTACGCACCGAATTTCACGGCCGGGCGGGGGTGGACGTGGCCGACGTGCCGTCGTTTGCGTGGCTCGAGGTTGACGATGTGGTTCGCGAAAGCCTCGCCGATATCGCCCGTGGCAAGGTGATCAGTATTCCGAGCATTAGGTACAAGTGCTTGGCCGCCACCGGACGGCTGGCGCCGCGTGGACTGTTCCGGGCAGCCACCGGACGGCTCTCGCCGCGCAGGCTGATCCGGGCGGCCACTGGACGCATAGGCGGTGGCGATGACTGA
- the pyrE gene encoding orotate phosphoribosyltransferase produces the protein MTERDELAELVRRLSVVRGRVTLSSGKEADYYVDLRRATLHHRAAALIGRLMRALTEDWDYALVGGLTMGADPVATAIMHAPGRPIDAFVVRKSAKTHGMQRLIEGAEVSGQRVLVVEDTSTTGNSALTAVRAVQDAGGEVVGVATVVDRATGAAEAIEAVGVPYRSVLGLADLGLG, from the coding sequence ATGACTGAGCGGGACGAGTTGGCCGAGTTGGTGCGCCGGCTATCGGTAGTGCGCGGCCGCGTCACGTTGTCGTCGGGCAAGGAGGCCGACTACTACGTCGACCTGCGCCGTGCCACCTTGCACCACCGGGCCGCCGCGCTGATCGGCCGGCTGATGCGGGCACTTACCGAAGACTGGGACTACGCGTTGGTCGGCGGCCTGACCATGGGTGCCGATCCGGTCGCGACCGCCATCATGCACGCCCCGGGCCGTCCGATCGACGCGTTCGTGGTCCGGAAGTCAGCGAAAACCCATGGCATGCAACGACTTATCGAGGGCGCCGAGGTCTCCGGGCAGCGGGTGCTGGTGGTCGAGGACACCAGTACCACGGGGAACTCGGCGCTCACCGCGGTGCGTGCCGTCCAGGACGCTGGCGGTGAGGTTGTCGGTGTGGCCACGGTAGTCGACCGCGCCACCGGAGCCGCCGAAGCCATCGAAGCGGTGGGTGTGCCGTACCGCAGCGTGTTGGGTCTCGCCGATCTGGGGCTGGGCTAG
- a CDS encoding TrmH family RNA methyltransferase produces the protein MSELVGPTEWGAPASGVGPWVGDSPDDPRYDPTLLRDGDTRNVVDAYRYWTREAIIADIDRRRHPLHVAIENFGHDANIGSVVRTANAFAVDTVHIVGRRRWNRRGAMVTDRYQRLRHHDSTAGLLEFAVGAGLTVVAVDNVPGAARLEQTALPRQCLLVFGQEGPGITADTRAGAAITVSIAQFGSTRSINAGVAAGIAMHAWISQHADLGCAW, from the coding sequence GTGAGCGAGCTCGTCGGACCTACCGAATGGGGGGCACCCGCCAGCGGCGTCGGGCCCTGGGTGGGGGACTCGCCAGACGACCCGCGGTATGACCCAACCTTGTTGCGCGACGGGGACACTCGCAACGTGGTCGACGCCTACCGGTACTGGACTCGGGAGGCGATCATCGCCGACATAGATCGGCGCCGGCATCCGCTGCATGTCGCAATCGAAAACTTCGGACACGACGCCAATATCGGCTCCGTGGTGCGCACCGCGAACGCGTTTGCGGTGGACACCGTGCACATCGTCGGGCGTCGACGCTGGAACCGTCGCGGCGCCATGGTGACCGACCGCTACCAACGGTTGCGTCATCACGACAGCACCGCCGGGCTACTGGAGTTCGCGGTGGGCGCTGGTTTGACCGTGGTTGCGGTGGACAACGTCCCGGGAGCCGCGCGGCTGGAGCAGACGGCGTTGCCGCGCCAATGTCTGCTGGTGTTCGGTCAGGAAGGTCCGGGCATCACCGCGGACACCCGGGCGGGCGCGGCGATCACGGTGTCTATCGCCCAGTTCGGCTCGACGCGCAGCATCAACGCCGGCGTCGCCGCCGGAATCGCGATGCATGCCTGGATCAGCCAGCACGCGGACCTGGGCTGCGCCTGGTGA
- the secE2 gene encoding calcium dodecin, which yields MSVYKVIDIIGTSPTSWEQAAAEAVQRARESVDDIRVARVIEQDMSVDAAGKITYRIKLEVSFKMRPAQPR from the coding sequence ATGAGCGTGTACAAGGTGATCGACATCATCGGGACCAGCCCCACGTCCTGGGAGCAGGCCGCCGCGGAGGCGGTACAGCGGGCGCGGGAAAGCGTCGACGACATCCGGGTCGCTCGAGTCATCGAGCAGGACATGTCCGTGGACGCCGCGGGCAAGATCACCTACCGCATCAAACTCGAGGTCTCGTTCAAGATGAGGCCGGCGCAACCGCGCTAG
- a CDS encoding LysR family transcriptional regulator has translation MTPAQLRAYSAVVRLGSVRAAAAELGVSDAGVSMHVAALRKELDDPLFTRTGAGLAFTPGGLRLASRAVEILGLQQQTAIEVTEAAHGRRLLRIAASSTFAEHAAPGLIELFSSRADDLSVELSVHPTSRFHELICSRAVDIAIGPASESATGSDGSIFMRPFLKYQIITVVAPNSPMAVGIPTHALLRHQQWMLGPSAGSVDGEIATMLRGMAIPESQQRIFQSDAAALEEVMRVGGATLTIGFAVAKDLAAGRLVHVTGPGLDQAGEWCAATLAPSARQPAVSELVRFITTPRCIQAMIRGSGVGVTRFRPKVHVTLWS, from the coding sequence ATGACTCCGGCTCAACTTCGGGCCTATTCGGCGGTGGTGCGTTTGGGTTCGGTCCGGGCGGCCGCCGCAGAACTGGGTGTTTCCGACGCGGGCGTGTCGATGCATGTCGCAGCGCTACGCAAGGAGCTCGACGACCCGTTGTTCACCAGGACCGGTGCCGGGCTGGCGTTCACGCCCGGTGGGCTGCGGCTGGCCAGCCGCGCGGTCGAAATCCTAGGCCTGCAGCAGCAAACCGCAATCGAGGTCACCGAGGCCGCGCACGGACGCCGGTTGCTGCGCATCGCCGCGTCATCCACCTTCGCCGAACACGCCGCGCCGGGCCTGATCGAGCTCTTCTCGTCTCGCGCCGACGACCTCTCCGTCGAGTTGAGCGTGCATCCGACTAGCCGGTTCCACGAACTGATCTGCTCGCGCGCCGTCGACATCGCGATCGGCCCTGCAAGTGAGAGTGCGACCGGTTCCGACGGCTCGATCTTCATGCGGCCCTTTCTGAAGTATCAGATCATTACCGTCGTCGCACCGAACAGCCCAATGGCCGTGGGCATTCCGACGCACGCGCTGTTGCGCCACCAACAGTGGATGCTGGGTCCGTCGGCCGGCAGCGTAGACGGCGAGATCGCAACCATGTTGCGCGGCATGGCAATTCCGGAGTCGCAACAGCGAATCTTCCAGAGCGACGCCGCGGCACTGGAGGAGGTCATGCGCGTCGGCGGTGCCACGCTGACCATCGGCTTCGCGGTCGCCAAGGATCTTGCCGCCGGACGGTTGGTGCACGTGACCGGCCCCGGGTTGGATCAGGCCGGCGAGTGGTGCGCGGCGACACTCGCGCCGTCGGCCCGCCAACCCGCCGTCTCCGAGCTCGTTCGCTTCATCACCACCCCGAGGTGCATCCAGGCCATGATCCGGGGCAGCGGGGTCGGAGTGACGAGGTTCCGCCCGAAGGTCCACGTCACGCTCTGGAGTTAG
- a CDS encoding XdhC family protein, protein MREVLAELMSIWRVDDTAGVATVVRTLRSAPRPPGAAMVVAPDGSVSGSVSGGCVEGAVYELATEVAQSGIPRLQRYGVSDDDAFAVGLTCGGIIDIFVESMSRATFPELGEVADDIGAQRPVAIATVIAHPDEQRVGRRLVVRPDPSRPVRGSTGSARADSAVVDDARGLLAVGRSEILEYGPDGQRRGAGMEVFVSSYAPRPRMLVFGAIDFAAALAQQGSFLGYRVTVCDARAVFATPVRFPTADEVVVDWPNRYLAAQAAAGAVDERTVICVLTHDPKFDVPVLEVALRLPRVGYVGAMGSRKTHDDRMDRLRAAGLTDAELNRLSSPIGLDLGARTPEETAVSIAADIIARRWGGGGRPLADVAGRIHHDAQVDGEFRDPLTRY, encoded by the coding sequence GTGCGTGAAGTGCTTGCCGAGCTGATGTCTATCTGGCGTGTCGATGACACCGCAGGGGTTGCGACGGTTGTCCGAACGCTGCGGTCGGCTCCCCGGCCGCCAGGGGCGGCGATGGTGGTGGCCCCCGACGGCTCGGTGAGTGGGTCGGTGTCGGGTGGTTGCGTGGAGGGGGCGGTGTACGAGCTGGCGACCGAGGTGGCCCAAAGCGGGATACCGCGGCTGCAACGCTATGGCGTAAGCGACGACGATGCGTTCGCCGTGGGCCTAACCTGTGGCGGCATCATCGACATTTTCGTCGAGTCCATGTCGCGGGCCACGTTTCCCGAACTTGGCGAGGTCGCTGACGACATCGGCGCCCAGCGCCCGGTCGCGATCGCGACCGTCATCGCCCATCCGGACGAGCAGCGGGTCGGCCGCCGGCTCGTGGTCCGGCCCGACCCGAGCCGACCGGTGCGGGGATCGACCGGTTCGGCACGTGCCGACTCCGCCGTCGTCGACGACGCGCGGGGTTTGCTCGCGGTGGGCCGCAGCGAGATCCTCGAATATGGGCCCGATGGGCAGCGTCGCGGCGCGGGCATGGAGGTCTTCGTGTCCAGTTACGCGCCGCGCCCGCGGATGCTGGTGTTCGGTGCCATCGACTTCGCCGCCGCGCTGGCGCAGCAGGGCTCGTTCCTCGGCTACCGCGTCACCGTCTGCGACGCCCGCGCGGTGTTCGCCACGCCGGTACGGTTCCCGACGGCCGACGAGGTGGTCGTCGATTGGCCCAACCGCTACCTGGCCGCGCAGGCGGCGGCGGGTGCGGTCGACGAGCGCACGGTGATCTGCGTGCTCACCCACGATCCGAAGTTCGATGTCCCGGTCCTTGAGGTGGCGCTGCGCCTACCCCGGGTGGGATATGTGGGGGCGATGGGATCGCGCAAAACGCATGATGACCGGATGGACCGGCTACGCGCGGCGGGCCTGACCGACGCCGAGCTGAACCGGTTGTCCAGTCCGATCGGCCTGGACCTCGGTGCCCGGACCCCCGAGGAGACCGCGGTCTCGATCGCCGCCGACATCATCGCCCGGCGCTGGGGTGGTGGGGGACGCCCACTGGCCGACGTGGCCGGACGGATCCACCATGACGCGCAGGTAGACGGCGAGTTCAGGGATCCCTTAACTCGATATTGA
- a CDS encoding FAD binding domain-containing protein — MQVPGPFEYERATSVDHAIGLLDRLGEGARVVAGGHSLLPMMKLRIANPEYLVDINDLAPELGYIVVGGVNNPNLVRMGAMTRHREILESDALAAVCPIFRDAERVIADPVVRNRGTLGGSLCQADPAEDLSTVCTVLDAVCLAKGPSGEREIAMDAFLAGPYETALAHNEVLIEVRIPLRHNTSSAYAKVERRVGDWAVTAAGAAVTLDGNTIAAARVGLTAVNPDPAALAELSAALVGQPATEEVFAEAGRRAGQACDPVTDVRGTVEYKRHLAAELTVRTLRTAAERVLGVSHAPRA, encoded by the coding sequence ATGCAAGTACCTGGGCCCTTCGAATACGAACGTGCCACCAGCGTCGACCACGCCATCGGACTCCTGGACCGGTTGGGTGAGGGGGCGCGGGTGGTCGCCGGCGGGCACAGCCTGCTGCCGATGATGAAACTGCGTATCGCCAACCCCGAGTACCTCGTCGACATCAACGACCTAGCGCCCGAACTTGGGTACATCGTGGTTGGCGGGGTCAACAATCCCAACCTGGTTCGGATGGGTGCGATGACCCGCCATCGCGAGATTCTCGAATCCGATGCGCTGGCAGCGGTGTGCCCGATCTTCCGCGATGCCGAGCGGGTGATTGCCGACCCGGTGGTCCGCAATCGCGGCACCCTCGGCGGTTCGCTATGCCAGGCGGATCCGGCCGAGGACCTGTCGACCGTGTGCACGGTGCTGGATGCGGTATGCCTGGCGAAGGGGCCCTCCGGTGAACGTGAGATAGCGATGGACGCCTTCCTGGCCGGGCCGTACGAGACCGCGCTTGCTCACAATGAGGTCCTGATTGAGGTCCGAATCCCGCTGCGGCACAACACCTCCAGCGCGTACGCCAAAGTAGAACGGCGGGTCGGTGACTGGGCGGTCACGGCTGCCGGTGCGGCGGTCACCCTCGATGGCAACACCATTGCCGCCGCGCGGGTGGGCCTGACCGCGGTGAATCCCGACCCGGCCGCGCTGGCTGAGCTGTCCGCCGCCCTGGTCGGCCAGCCCGCCACCGAGGAGGTTTTCGCCGAGGCGGGCCGCCGCGCCGGGCAAGCCTGCGATCCGGTGACCGACGTCCGCGGCACCGTCGAGTACAAGAGGCACCTGGCCGCCGAACTGACCGTGCGCACGCTGCGCACCGCCGCCGAGCGCGTGCTCGGTGTCTCACACGCCCCCCGGGCCTGA
- a CDS encoding (2Fe-2S)-binding protein, giving the protein MQVNMTVNGEPVTADIEARMLLVHFLRDQLRLTGTHWGCDTSNCGTCVVEVDGVPVKSCTMLAVMASGHSIRTVEGLAGPDGSLDPVQEGFMRCHGLQCGFCTPGMMITARALLDRNPDPDEDTIREAISGQICRCTGYTTIVRSIQWAARNSQEAQAEVASS; this is encoded by the coding sequence ATGCAGGTGAACATGACCGTCAACGGTGAGCCGGTCACTGCCGACATCGAAGCCCGGATGCTGCTGGTCCACTTCCTGCGGGATCAGCTGCGGCTCACCGGGACGCACTGGGGCTGCGACACCAGCAACTGCGGGACATGCGTGGTCGAGGTCGACGGCGTGCCGGTGAAGTCCTGCACGATGCTCGCGGTGATGGCATCCGGTCACAGCATCCGGACCGTAGAGGGACTAGCGGGTCCCGACGGCTCGCTCGACCCGGTGCAGGAAGGGTTCATGCGCTGCCACGGGCTGCAATGCGGCTTCTGCACGCCGGGAATGATGATCACGGCCCGCGCCCTGCTGGACCGCAACCCGGACCCCGACGAGGACACCATCCGCGAGGCGATCTCCGGGCAGATCTGCCGGTGCACCGGCTACACCACGATCGTGCGCTCCATTCAATGGGCGGCGCGGAACTCACAGGAAGCTCAGGCAGAGGTGGCCAGCTCATGA